A window of the Lolium perenne isolate Kyuss_39 chromosome 7, Kyuss_2.0, whole genome shotgun sequence genome harbors these coding sequences:
- the LOC127314259 gene encoding peroxidase 47 yields the protein MGAAKDLVRLLILVEVVVAIAGPGAAALSMDYYAMSCPFAEYIVRNVVSEAVMGDPTLAAGLLRLHFHDCFVQGCDASVLLDSTAGNTAEKDAPANKSLRGFEVIDKIKQMLEAQCPGVVSCADVLAFAARDAVLFAGGPYYGVPTGRRDGSRSVFSDTFTALPAPFLNASSLISLFATHGFNVQDMVALSGGHTLGVAHCAAFKTRLTTETATLDSGLGSSLAAACKSGGDSATATFDRTSTAFDGVYFKELQQRRGLLSSDQTLFESPETKQLVNMFAMNPGYFFFAFQQGMLKMGQIDLKEGDHGEVRKSCRVVNSGRW from the exons ATGGGCGCTGCCAAGGACCTTGTGAGGCTCTTGATCCTAGTGGAGGTGGTCGTCGCCATTGCGGGCCCCGGCGCCGCCGCGCTGAGCATGGACTACTACGCCATGAGCTGCCCGTTCGCCGAGTACATCGTCCGGAACGTGGTGAGCGAGGCCGTGATGGGCGACCCCACCCtcgccgccggcctcctccggCTCCACTTCCATGACTGCTTCGTCCAG GGATGCGACGCGTCGGTTCTTCTGGACTCGACGGCGGGCAACACGGCGGAGAAGGACGCGCCGGCGAACAAGAGCCTGCGCGGGTTCGAGGTGATCGACAAGATCAAGCAGATGCTGGAAGCGCAGTGCCCGGGCGTGGTGTCCTGCGCGGACGTGCTGGCCTTCGCGGCGCGCGACGCGGTGCTCTTCGCGGGAGGCCCCTACTACGGCGTGCCGACGGGGCGGCGCGACGGGTCCCGCTCGGTGTTCTCCGACACCTTCACGGCGCTCCCGGCGCCGTTCCTCAACGCCTCGTCGCTGATCAGTCTCTTCGCTACCCACGGCTTCAACGTGCAGGACATGGTGGCGCTCTCCGGCGGGCACACGCTGGGCGTGGCGCACTGCGCCGCGTTCAAGACCCGGCTCACGACGGAGACGGCGACGCTGGACTCCGGCCTGGGCTCGTCGCTGGCGGCCGCGTGCAAGAGCGGGGGGGACTCGGCCACGGCGACGTTCGACCGGACCAGCACGGCCTTCGACGGCGTCTACTTCAAGGAGCTGCAGCAGAGGAGGGGCCTTCTGAGCTCGGACCAGACGCTGTTCGAGTCGCCCGAGACGAAGCAGCTGGTGAACATGTTCGCCATGAACCCGGGGTACTTCTTCTTCGCGTTCCAGCAGGGGATGCTCAAGATGGGGCAGATCGACCTCAAGGAGGGCGACCATGGCGAGGTCAGGAAATCGTGCAGGGTCGTCAACTCGGGCCGCTGGTAA